In Drosophila yakuba strain Tai18E2 chromosome 2R, Prin_Dyak_Tai18E2_2.1, whole genome shotgun sequence, a single genomic region encodes these proteins:
- the LOC6531885 gene encoding early nodulin-20, translating into MRSPFVIAFGLLALVATAYAVTPPSPSPSPSPSPSPSPSPSPSPSPSPSPSPSGSPTTTTTTTTASPVVPSTTSTTESSSSSDSEEVDRLRRRLRRLRRLRRQERRQARRQEIRWERQQERRQERRANRRRQYWG; encoded by the coding sequence ATGCGTTCCCCATTCGTAATCGCCTTTGGTCTTTTGGCCCTGGTTGCAACCGCCTACGCCGTTACACCTCCAAGTCCGTCGccgtcgccatcgccatctccatctccaagCCCGTCGCCATCTCCAAGTCCGTCGCCATCGCCGTCACCAAGCCCGTCGGGTTCGCCCacgactacgactacgacGACGACCGCTTCCCCGGTTGTCCCCAGCACAACATCCACCACTGAATCCTCCTCGAGCTCCGACAGCGAGGAGGTGGATAGGCTGAGGCGCAGGCTTCGCAGGCTCCGGCGGCTCAGGCGGCAGGAGAGGCGTCAGGCGAGGCGCCAGGAGATTCGCTGGGAGAGGCAGCAGGAGAGACGCCAGGAGAGGCGTGCGAACAGGAGGCGCCAATATTGGGGATAA
- the LOC6531883 gene encoding uncharacterized protein LOC6531883, producing MESMEYEMARNMTLLFFLERLLDKGEPRTVHDLSCQFGNKEFTKEMRQIAGGSQSGLKKFLAQYPAIFLVDGDYVQVNAYQHHNADDGGCGGKRDYIQEAKDYFKNKMLQYGAAAEVPVRSLLGHRSQASPQVRHISGQHIKEFTDFLMKHTDTFKVTDDYVMLVGCENMTDLPARDRLHLPQSNIDTRGTQQMLDFFAQCIEVKGPLLVDQLFHLLTTNFPQDQWLRMFKTPGDLSSFLKLFADCFHIQANLVTLLQKPKLSDTHIQQAQAQTREQFNALNNNNSASTRKQEPTPGVGVGGTGVVSSVQQRLQSPALRSNGHTNNNNGSNGSNINNNNSIACPNFKLNAPVSNVMGGQSQGQFGQPKSEPSSGFDSYVPMSELKLENLCENNYPSANTCYGPINNSSQQAQQLQTQQNQQQQPQQATQNPAEQRLNSVNQTLKQRINTLVIRTLAENLEKDKQSLANQQGGPTSPHASPVHSIANTSSNHNASSAANTANSNSNANPNPNNANHSPSHSYFVGDTWKIKVLQNTTVIANVKQSVFVTDIILKYAAKNENIVVSLDCEGINLGLKGEITLIEIGTTRGEAFLFDVQSCPAMVTDGGLKTVLEHDQVIKVIHDCRNDAANLYLQFGILLRNVFDTQSAHAILQYQESGKQVYKAKYISLNSLCEQYNAPCNPIKDQLKQIYRRDQKFWAKRPLTREMMLYAAGDVLVLIHDQLFGNLARQIKPENRALFSELCTEQILMQIKPNEVKIRKKQRKVSTEVSDLKQKLAQTSKSIVLSNREIRLLRYMDLTEDEKERLKGYYKVAKKLEKMESAGNPNKDQSDSEDEPEPNENDAFPSLDSVPSDNSLSGTFSPRFSSEPPSLTESMQMLEEILQNKSMDRIARIDKLEAILTTATSLPCEQIIASNSMQEQLGSSIATTENLQIIREKSKNIKNCNCQGERSVTPILRTTDKRVVKLVDAESQTLSTGDVVITKIFFQDEHERAKEAALLSNSPAKRVSPT from the exons ATGGAGTCCATGGAGTACGAGATGGCACGCAACATGACGTTGCTCTTCTTCCTAGAGCGGCTGCTGGACAAGGGCGAGCCCCGCACCGTGCACGACCTCTCCTGCCAGTTCGGCAACAAGGAGTTCACCAAGGAGATGCGCCAAATCGCCGGAGGCAGTCAGTCGG GTCTGAAGAAGTTCCTCGCCCAGTACCCGGCCATATTTCTGGTGGACGGCGACTACGTCCAGGTGAACGCCTATCAGCACCACAATGCGGACGACGGCGGCTGCGGGGGCAAGCGGGACTACATCCAAGAGGCTAAAGACTACTTCAAGAACAAGATGCTGCAGTACGGAGCGGCTGCCGAGGTGCCCGTTCGCAGTCTCCTGGGCCACCGGTCGCAGGCGTCTCCCCAAGTGCGTCACATATCGG GTCAACACATCAAGGAGTTCACCGACTTTCTCATGAAGCACACGGACACCTTCAAGGTGACGGACGACTACGTGATGCTGGTGGGCTGTGAGAACATGACGGATCTGCCGGCGCGGGATCGCCTCCACCTGCCGCAGTCGAACATCGATACTCGGGGCACGCAGCAGATGCTGGACTTCTTTGCCCAGTGCATCGAGGTGAAGGGACCGTTGCTGGTGGACCAGTTGTTCCACCTGCTGACCACCAACTTCCCGCAGGACCAGTGGCTGCGCATGTTCAAGACGCCGGGCGACTTGAGCTCCTTCCTCAAGCTCTTCGCGGACTGCTTCCACATCCAGGCCAATCTAGTCACCCTGCTGCAGAAGCCCAAGCTCAGCGACACGCACATCCAGCAGGCACAGGCGCAAACCCGGGAGCAATTCAATGCGCtgaacaataacaacagcgcCAGCACTCGCAAGCAGGAACCAACAcctggagttggagttggaggtACTGGAGTTGTCAGCTCGGTGCAGCAGAGACTGCAATCGCCGGCACTGCGGAGTAATGGTCacacgaacaacaacaatggcagcaatggcagcaacattaataacaacaacagcattgCCTGCCCCAACTTCAAGCTGAATGCCCCCGTTTCGAATGTGATGGGCGGGCAGAGCCAGGGCCAGTTCGGGCAGCCCAAATCGGAGCCAAGCTCTGGCTTCGACAGCTACGTGCCCATGTcggagctgaagctggagaaCCTGTGCGAGAACAACTATCCCAGTGCGAACACCTGCTACGGGCCCATTAATAACTCCAGCCAGCAGGCGCAGCAACTGCAGACGCAgcagaatcagcagcagcagccgcagcaggcGACACAGAATCCGGCGGAGCAGCGTTTGAATAGTGTTAACCAAACGCTGAAGCAGCGCATCAACACCCTAGTTATACGGACGCTAGCCGAGAACCTGGAGAAGGACAAGCAATCGCTGGCCAACCAGCAGGGCGGGCCCACTTCCCCGCACGCCAGTCCCGTGCATTCCATTGCCAATACGAGTTCCAACCACAATGCCAGTAGTGCTGCAAATACCGCCAATAGCAACTCGAAtgcgaatccgaatccgaacaATGCCAACCACTCACCTAGTCATAGTTACTTCGTCGGCGACACCTGGAAGATAAAGGTGCTGCAGAACACCACGGTGATAGCGAATGTCAAGCAGTCGGTGTTTGTGACCGACATCATACTCAAGTATGCGGCCAAGAACGAGAACATAGTGGTCTCCCTGGACTGCGAGGGCATCAACCTGGGCCTTAAGGGAGAGATCACCCTGATTGAGATTGGAACGACACGGGGCGAGGCCTTCTTGTTCGATGTGCAGTCCTGCCCGGCGATGGTCACCGATGGCGGACTGAAGACCGTGCTGGAGCACGACCAGGTGATCAAGGTGATACACGACTGCCGCAACGACGCTGCCAATCTGTATCTGCAATTTGGCATCCTGCTGCGGAATGTGTTCGACACACAGTCGGCACATGCCATCTTGCAGTATCAGGAGAGCGGCAAGCAGGTCTACAAGGCCAAGTACATATCGCTGAACTCGCTGTGCGAGCAGTACAACGCCCCCTGCAACCCCATTAAGGATCAGCTAAAGCAGATCTACCGCAGGGACCAGAAGTTCTGGGCCAAGCGACCCCTCACACGCGAAATGATGCTGTACGCAGCGGGAGATGTCCTGGTGCTCATCCACGATCAGCTTTTTGGCAACCTGGCGCGGCAGATCAAGCCGGAGAACCGGGCTCTCTTCTCCGAGCTGTGCACCGAGCAAATACTCATGCAGATCAAACCCAACGAGGTCAAGATACGCAAGAAGCAGCGCAAGGTCAGCACTGAGGTGTCCGATCTCAAACAGAAGCTGGCCCAGACCAGCAAGAGCATTGTACTCTCCAATCGCGAGATACGCTTGCTGCG CTATATGGACCTGACAGAGGACGAGAAGGAGCGCCTCAAGGGCTACTACAAGGTGGCGAAGAAGCTGGAGAAAATGGAGTCCGCCGGCAATCCCAACAA AGATCAAAGTGACTCAGAGGATGAACCAGAGCCGAACGAGAACGACGCCTTTCCCAGTTTGGATTCGGTGCCCTCGGACAACTCGCTTTCGGGCACTTTTTCGCCACGCTTCAGCTCAGAGCCACCCAGCCTGACTGAATCCATGCAAATGCTGGAGGAGATTCTCCAGAACAAGTCAATGGATCGCATTGCCCGTATTGACAAGCTGGAGGCCATTCTGACGACTGCCACCTCGCTGCCATGTGAACAA ATTATAGCTTCTAATTCTATGCAAGAGCAATTGGGTTCGAGCATTGCGACCACCGAGAATCTGCAGATTATACGCGAGAAATCCAAAAA CATTAAGAACTGCAATTGCCAGGGCGAACGGAGTGTGACGCCCATTTTGCGAACGACTGACAAGCGAGTGGTGAAGCTGGTGGACGCCGAATCGCAGACCCTGAGTACCGGCGACGTGGTCATCACCAAGATCTTCTTCCAGGACGAGCACGAGCGGGCCAAGGAGGCAGCTCTGCTGAGCAACTCGCCCGCGAAGCGTGTGTCTCCCACATAA
- the LOC6531884 gene encoding cell wall protein DAN4 has protein sequence MRFQFILAFGLVVLVAYGGTSGTTGTTGTTGTTGTTGTTGTSTGTTGTTGTTGTTGTTGTTGTTGTTGTTGTTGTTGTTGTPSSSTTSSGTPSTSSSTSPSTTSTSPTTSSPSSSDSSSSGSSSSSSSAKQRRRERRRRERRRERRQERRRVRRQRQRQQNRRG, from the coding sequence ATGCGATTCCAATTCATTCTGGCCTTTGGTCTTGTCGTCCTCGTCGCTTATGGTGGCACCTCAGGCACCACGGGCACCACAGGAACCACAGGCACCACAGGCACCACGGGCACCACTGGCACCAGCACCGGCACCACGGGCACAACGGGCACCACTGGGACCACTGGCACCACAGGCACTACAGGCACCACTGGCACCACTGGCACCACAGGCACCACAGGCACTACAGGCACCACCGGCACTCCCAGCTCGTCCACCACCAGCTCTGGCACCCCCAGCACTTCATCCTCGACCAGTCCTTCCACAACCTCCACTTCTCCAACTACCAGCTCCCCCTCTTCCAGCGACTCATCGTCCTCCggctccagcagcagctcctcgtCGGCCAAGCAGAGGCGCAGGGAGAGACGTCGCCGCGAGAGGCGTCGTGAGAGGCGCCAGGAGAGACGCCGGGTGAGGCGCCAGCGCCAGCGCCAGCAGAACCGCCGTGGCTAA
- the LOC122319559 gene encoding merozoite surface antigen 2-like: MRFNFVLAFGLAVLVATVYGASNSTSTASNSTSATTTTTTTTTTTTTTVPTPTESATDSSSSSDSEEVKKLRRKLRRLRRLRRQERRQERRQEIRRERQEKRAEKRAEGRRHRRG, encoded by the coding sequence ATGAGATTCAACTTCGTCCTGGCCTTTGGTCTTGCTGTCCTCGTGGCGACCGTCTATGGTGCCTCTAATTCAACTTCAACGGCCAGCAACTCGACTTCGgccactaccaccaccaccacgacgaCGACTACCACAACCACGACGGTCCCCACCCCCACCGAGAGTGCCACTGACTCCTCCTCGAGCTCCGACAGCGAGGAGGTGAAGAAGCTGAGGCGCAAGCTTCGCAGGCTCCGCCGGCTGAGGCGTCAGGAGAGGCGCCAGGAGAGGCGCCAGGAGATTCGCCGGGAGAGACAGGAAAAGCGCGCGGAGAAACGTGCGGAAGGAAGGCGCCATCGTAGGGGATAA
- the LOC122319560 gene encoding merozoite surface antigen 2-like, whose product MRFNFVLAFGLAVLVATVYGASNSTSTASNSTSATTTTTTTTTTTTTTVPTPTESATDSSSSSDSEEVKKLRRKLRRLRRLRRQERRQERRQEIRRERQEKRAEKRAEGRRHRRG is encoded by the coding sequence ATGAGATTCAACTTCGTCCTGGCCTTTGGTCTTGCTGTCCTCGTGGCGACCGTCTATGGTGCCTCTAATTCAACTTCAACGGCCAGCAACTCGACTTCGgccactaccaccaccaccacgacgaCGACTACCACAACCACGACGGTCCCCACCCCCACCGAGAGTGCCACTGACTCCTCCTCGAGCTCCGACAGCGAGGAGGTGAAGAAGCTGAGGCGCAAGCTTCGCAGGCTCCGCCGGCTGAGGCGTCAGGAGAGGCGCCAGGAGAGGCGCCAGGAGATTCGCCGGGAGAGACAGGAAAAGCGCGCGGAGAAACGTGCAGAAGGAAGGCGCCATCGTAGGGGATAA
- the LOC6531882 gene encoding sestrin homolog: MYYAVDYYADMGQISQDCFAATPTGASDFDMDELDDLDQVTQVIGYHPQFHDHFLSTQNFIMKGDGPLPNDYRYYLAIIAAARHQCPYLVKRYEKEFINQGGDSAWLGGLDFIPAKLRAIYDINKILAHRPWLLRKEHIERLTKGKNSWSLSEVVHAMVLLSHFHSLSSFVFSCGLTQKLDGLSSPKLKSPPAAVAPTILITSPTSLTDPQKGKPVLSEISLNNANPDYNSQTAASSNGGAPPDSVSAAADGSDATALNGYLATAQQLPQQHGISVEALMERMKVLSQKQDECSEAELSSRFQKVEQQTAELAAVTPQATVSVPTNLSHYVDDANFIYQDFARRGTESINTFRIQDYSWEDHGYSLVDGLYNDVGTFLDAKFRAAYNLTYCTMGGIKNVDTSKFRRAIWNYIQCIYGIRHDDYDYGEVNQLLVRPLKMFIKTACCFPERITTKDYDSVLVELQDSEKVHVNLMIMEARNQAELLYALREIMRYMT; this comes from the exons TGTTTCGCTGCTACGCCAACGGGAGCATCTGACTTTGACATGGACGAGCTCGATGACCTGGATCAGGTGACCCAAGTGATTGGATACCATCCCCAGTTCCACGATCACTTTCTGAGCACCCAGAACTTTATAATGAAGGGCGATGGTCCGCTGCCGAACGATTACAGATACTACTTGGCCATAATT GCTGCTGCCCGCCATCAGTGTCCGTATCTGGTGAAGCGGTACGAGAAGGAGTTCATCAACCAGGGAGGAGATAGCGCCTGGCTGGGCGGCCTGGACTTTATACCCGCCAAACTACGTGCCATATACGatatcaataaaatattagcCCATCGTCCCTGGCTGCTGCGCAAGGAGCACATCGAG CGGCTCACGAAGGGGAAGAACAGCTGGTCGCTGTCGGAGGTGGTGCACGCCATGGTCCTGCTCTCGCACTTCCACTCGCTGTCGTCCTTTGTGTTCTCCTGCGGCCTCACACAAAAGCTGGACGGACTGTCCAGTCCCAAGCTGAAGAGCCCGCCCGCTGCAGTGGCCCCCACCATCCTCATCACGTCACCCACCTCGCTGACGGATCCGCAGAAGGGAAAGCCCGTACTATCGGAGATATCGCTCAACAATGCAAATCCGGATTACAATAGCCAGACCGCAGCGAGCAGTAATGGAGGAGCTCCACCAGACTCCGTGTCTGCGGCTGCGGACGGATCCGATGCAACGGCCCTTAATGGATATTTGG CCACGGCGCAGCAACTGCCGCAGCAGCACGGCATCAGTGTGGAGGCGCTGATGGAGCGCATGAAGGTCCTGTCCCAGAAGCAGGACGAGTGCAGCGAGGCGGAGCTGAGCAGCCGCTTCCAGAAGGTGGAGCAGCAAACGGCGGAGCTGGCGGCCGTGACTCCGCAGGCGACTGTGTCCGTGCCCACCAACCTGTCGCACTACGTGGACGATGCCAACTTCATTTACCAGGACTTTGCCCGCCGCGGCACCGAGAGCATCAACACGTTTCGCATCCAGGACTACTCCTGGGAGGATCACGGCTACTCGCTGGTGGACGG GCTGTACAACGATGTGGGCACCTTCTTGGACGCCAAGTTTCGGGCTGCCTACAATCTCACGTACTGCACCATGGGCGGCATCAAGAATGTGGACACGTCCAAGTTCCGGCGCGCCATTTGGAACTACATTCAGTGCATCTACGGCATACGCCACGACGACTACGACTATGGTGAGGTGAACCAG CTCCTTGTGCGCCccttgaaaatgtttataaagACAGCCTGCTGCTTCCCCGAGCGAATTACCACCAAGGATTACGATAGTGTGCTGGTCGAGCTGCAGGACAGTGAAAAG GTTCATGTGAATCTGATGATAATGGAAGCCCGTAATCAGGCCGAGTTACTCTATGCTCTGCGCGAGATAATGCGCTATATGACTTGA
- the LOC6531888 gene encoding transmembrane protein 14 homolog yields MPVDWFGYVYAATVAAGGIMGFAKAGSIPSLGAGLAFGALLGYGAHLNSQDSPRPLLQLGTSLFLAGMMGARWNRSGKLMPAGMVCMLSVAALVKNVATYNRYLLPTPTKAP; encoded by the exons ATGCCGGTGGATTGGTTCGGATATGTGTACGCAGCCACGGTTGCCGCCGGAGGCATCATGGGTTTCGCCAAGGCGG GTTCCATTCCCTCGCTGGGTGCCGGTCTGGCCTTCGGAGCGCTGCTCGGCTATGGGGCCCACCTGAACTCCCAGGActcgccacgcccccttctgCAGCTAGGCACCTCCTTATTCCTGGCCGGCATGATGGGCGCCCGCTGGAACCGATCCGGAAAACTAATGCCCGCCGGCATGGTCTGCATGCTGTCCGTGGCCGCCTTGGTCAAGAATGTGGCCACCTACAATCGCTACCTACTGCCCACCCCCACAAAGGCCCCTTAA